A region from the Drosophila bipectinata strain 14024-0381.07 chromosome 3R, DbipHiC1v2, whole genome shotgun sequence genome encodes:
- the ash2 gene encoding set1/Ash2 histone methyltransferase complex subunit ASH2 isoform X1, translating to MEEVPMETNSPTESSSEVNFNPEEEKPQENRAPAGVCYCGKERNLNIVELLCATCSRWVHESCLSYQLGKGKILPFITNYVFVCKICSASGTESFRKSQATISQMCHCAIANMQQTAAREGKRQIQFSKDKEIIPYIEQYWEAMTTMPRRLTQSWYSTVQRSLVKDVQTLFTYEEHSEHGAMYGLIFQDLRTIKPNYESMSKSGALKLTDDGYTQTLSKNNRQKRKFPGADSGPTGKKGRPSSDITANVKLPPHGYPLEHPFNKDGYRYILAEPDPHAPFRQEFDESSDWAGKPIPGWLYRTLVPHSVLLALHDRAPQLKISEDRLAVTGERGYCMVRATHSVNRGCWYFEITIEEMPEGAATRLGWGREYGNLQAPLGYDKFGYSWRSRKGTKFTESRGRHYTDAYVEGDTLGFLIHLPEEKGRDYLPNTFKDRPLVKFKSHLYYEDKDKVSETLKNMHILSGSRIEFFKNGQSQGVAFEDIYAGSYFPAISIHKSATVSVNFGPAFKYPEVLVEKKAKGMHDRVEELITEQCLADTLYLTEHDGRLRLDNMGG from the exons ATGGAAGAAGTTCCAATGGAGACCAACTCTCCGACCGAGTCCAGTTCTGAAGTCAACTTCAATCCGGAGGAGGAGAAACCGCAGGAAAACCGAGCACCTGCCGGCGTTTGTTATTG CGGGAAAGAACGGAATCTCAACATTGTTGAGCTACTTTGCGCCACTTGTTCCCGATGGGTGCACGAGTCCTGTCTATCCTACCAGTTGGGGAAGGGGAAAATTCTGCCGTTCATCACCAACTATGTGTTCGTATGCAAGATCTGCTCTGCTTCTGGCACGGAGAGTTTCCGCAAGAGCCAGGCCA CCATTTCTCAGATGTGCCACTGTGCCATTGCCAATATGCAGCAGACAGCTGCCCGAGAGGGAAAGCGGCAAATCCAATTCAGTAAGGACAAGGAAATCATTCCGTACATCGAGCAGTACTGGGAAGCCATGACCACAATGCCTCGAAGACTGACCCAGTCATGGTATAGCACTGTTCAACGCTCGCTTGTGAAAGATGTGCAGACGCTGTTTACTTACGAGGAACACTCGGAGCATGGCGCCATGTATGGCTTGATCTTTCAAGACCTTCGCACCATTAAGCCGAACTATGAAAGCATGAGCAAGAGTGGTGCTTTGAAATTGACTGACGATGGCTACACACAAA CTCTCTCCAAGAACAATAGACAGAAGCGCAAGTTCCCGGGCGCCGATTCGGGTCCCACGGGAAAGAAGGGCCGCCCCAGCTCAGATATCACAGCCAATGTGAAGTTGCCACCGCATGGCTATCCCCTGGAGCACCCATTCAACAAGGACGGTTACAGGTATATATTGGCAGAACCGGATCCCCATGCTCCGTTCCGCCAGGAGTTCGATGAGAGCTCTGACTGGGCCGGCAAGCCCATTCCGGGTTGGTTGTACCGGACGTTAGTGCCGCATTCCGTGCTCCTAGCACTGCACGATCGGGCACCGCAGCTGAAGATCAGCGAAGATAGATTGGCTGTGACTGGAGAAAGAGGCTACTGCATGGTCCGTGCCACACACT CTGTGAACCGTGGCTGCTGGTACTTTGAGATCACCATCGAGGAAATGCCTGAGGGTGCAGCCACCCGTTTGGGATGGGGCAGGGAATACGGAAACTTGCAGGCCCCTCTTGGGTACGACAAGTTCGGCTACTCCTGGCGCTCGCGCAAGGGAACCAAGTTCACGGAGAGTCGTGGCAGGCACTACACCGATGCCTATGTTGAGGGGGACACCCTGGGATTTCTTATCCATCTGCCTGAAGAGAAGGGCCGTGATTATTTGCCCAACACTTTTAAGGATCGT CCACTGGTCAAGTTTAAGTCGCATCTGTACTACGAGGACAAGGACAAAGTAAGCGAGACTCTCAAGAACATGCATATTCTGTCGGGCAGTCGCATCGAGTTCTTCAAGAACGGGCAGTCCCAGGGAGTGGCATTCGAGGACATTTATGCCGGTAGCTACTTTCCTGCCATTTCCATCCACAAAAGTGCCACGGTCAGCGTAAACTTCGGCCCCGCTTTTAAATATCCCGAAGTTCTTGTTGAGAAAAAAGCCAAGGGG ATGCATGATCGCGTAGAGGAGCTAATTACGGAGCAGTGCCTGGCTGACACCCTCTATCTTACGGAGCATGATGGACGTCTGCGTCTCGACAATATGGGGGGTTAG
- the ash2 gene encoding set1/Ash2 histone methyltransferase complex subunit ASH2 isoform X2, translating to MASSLPEEESLSKNNRQKRKFPGADSGPTGKKGRPSSDITANVKLPPHGYPLEHPFNKDGYRYILAEPDPHAPFRQEFDESSDWAGKPIPGWLYRTLVPHSVLLALHDRAPQLKISEDRLAVTGERGYCMVRATHSVNRGCWYFEITIEEMPEGAATRLGWGREYGNLQAPLGYDKFGYSWRSRKGTKFTESRGRHYTDAYVEGDTLGFLIHLPEEKGRDYLPNTFKDRPLVKFKSHLYYEDKDKVSETLKNMHILSGSRIEFFKNGQSQGVAFEDIYAGSYFPAISIHKSATVSVNFGPAFKYPEVLVEKKAKGMHDRVEELITEQCLADTLYLTEHDGRLRLDNMGG from the exons ATGGCGTCATCGCTCCCGGAGGAGGAGT CTCTCTCCAAGAACAATAGACAGAAGCGCAAGTTCCCGGGCGCCGATTCGGGTCCCACGGGAAAGAAGGGCCGCCCCAGCTCAGATATCACAGCCAATGTGAAGTTGCCACCGCATGGCTATCCCCTGGAGCACCCATTCAACAAGGACGGTTACAGGTATATATTGGCAGAACCGGATCCCCATGCTCCGTTCCGCCAGGAGTTCGATGAGAGCTCTGACTGGGCCGGCAAGCCCATTCCGGGTTGGTTGTACCGGACGTTAGTGCCGCATTCCGTGCTCCTAGCACTGCACGATCGGGCACCGCAGCTGAAGATCAGCGAAGATAGATTGGCTGTGACTGGAGAAAGAGGCTACTGCATGGTCCGTGCCACACACT CTGTGAACCGTGGCTGCTGGTACTTTGAGATCACCATCGAGGAAATGCCTGAGGGTGCAGCCACCCGTTTGGGATGGGGCAGGGAATACGGAAACTTGCAGGCCCCTCTTGGGTACGACAAGTTCGGCTACTCCTGGCGCTCGCGCAAGGGAACCAAGTTCACGGAGAGTCGTGGCAGGCACTACACCGATGCCTATGTTGAGGGGGACACCCTGGGATTTCTTATCCATCTGCCTGAAGAGAAGGGCCGTGATTATTTGCCCAACACTTTTAAGGATCGT CCACTGGTCAAGTTTAAGTCGCATCTGTACTACGAGGACAAGGACAAAGTAAGCGAGACTCTCAAGAACATGCATATTCTGTCGGGCAGTCGCATCGAGTTCTTCAAGAACGGGCAGTCCCAGGGAGTGGCATTCGAGGACATTTATGCCGGTAGCTACTTTCCTGCCATTTCCATCCACAAAAGTGCCACGGTCAGCGTAAACTTCGGCCCCGCTTTTAAATATCCCGAAGTTCTTGTTGAGAAAAAAGCCAAGGGG ATGCATGATCGCGTAGAGGAGCTAATTACGGAGCAGTGCCTGGCTGACACCCTCTATCTTACGGAGCATGATGGACGTCTGCGTCTCGACAATATGGGGGGTTAG
- the LOC108120324 gene encoding uncharacterized protein, with translation MSSSRRFYFTSELEDNEGAMENNNNEREVEADKDPDNDPEDAEFLQEVPYSSSSVDRSSVGSIPWADDAIKKNLLAWERVERLLSGEDSLEDEKEPELRNEITDWQRKFPSLLGRKTRYMRHHSFDSQAREEIDSISNLSLNSLDDEDDDEAEDGFLTPTAERHHQPLTRTYQRSGQKLVDLLDRDLRVTSISVKLLKRQRSHQTEMPISASHTQSSANRLRMPPILNVLDTNRRFRGLLNNRSFVQLTQVQQQQHQAKSAVLSHQGSRSSWHMPMAANRFFNNKNAVVLPSLKLGRHRELATTTATSSQSNSSGGGGHNSHGNSNSSSTRSSRQLPPFGLGMSLGSVSSNTPSTGRSISAAVHHPRSEFVPSSAFYIPYSASKFKAFK, from the coding sequence ATGTCCTCGAGTAGACGCTTCTACTTCACGTCGGAGCTGGAGGACAATGAGGGGGCAAtggaaaacaacaacaatgaaagGGAGGTGGAAGCTGACAAGGATCCCGACAACGATCCAGAGGATGCGGAATTCCTTCAGGAAGTGCCATACTCGTCGAGTAGCGTTGACCGCAGCTCGGTGGGCTCGATTCCATGGGCGGACGATGCCATCAAGAAGAACCTACTGGCCTGGGAGCGGGTGGAGCGCCTGCTGAGTGGTGAAGATTCCCTGGAAGACGAGAAGGAACCAGAACTGCGTAATGAGATCACTGACTGGCAAAGGAAGTTTCCGAGTTTGCTAGGTCGAAAGACCCGCTACATGCGACACCATAGCTTTGACAGCCAGGCCCGTGAGGAGATTGACTCGATTTCCAATCTCAGCCTAAACTCCCTAGACGACGAAGACGATGACGAGGCGGAGGATGGGTTTCTTACCCCTACCGCCGAGCGCCACCATCAGCCTTTGACGAGAACATATCAGCGTTCGGGTCAGAAACTAGTGGATCTCCTAGACAGGGATCTGAGAGTAACCTCTATTTCTGTCAAACTACTTAAGCGCCAGCGATCCCATCAGACTGAAATGCCCATCTCAGCCTCTCATACCCAATCCTCGGCTAACCGCTTGCGGATGCCACCTATCCTTAACGTGCTGGACACCAATCGTCGCTTTCGGGGATTACTGAATAACCGTAGCTTCGTGCAACTAACCCAggtccagcagcagcagcaccaagCCAAGTCGGCCGTTTTAAGTCACCAGGGCAGCCGATCCTCTTGGCACATGCCCATGGCAGCCAATCGTTTCTTCAACAACAAGAACGCCGTTGTTTTGCCATCGTTAAAGCTGGGAAGGCACAGGGAGTTGGCCACCACTACCGCCACATCTAGTCAGAGCAACTCTAGTGGTGGCGGCGGACACAACAGTCATGGTAATAGCAACAGTTCCTCCACCCGGTCGTCGCGTCAGTTGCCGCCTTTTGGACTGGGAATGAGCTTGGGCAGCGTCTCTAGCAATACGCCATCCACGGGACGTTCCATATCGGCGGCAGTTCACCATCCGCGATCGGAATTCGTCCCGAGTAGCGCCTTCTACATACCATATAGTGCCTCAAAATTTAAAGCCTTCAAGTAA